A single genomic interval of Antarcticibacterium arcticum harbors:
- the ffh gene encoding signal recognition particle protein gives MFDSLSDKLDNALHILKGHGQITEVNVAETLKEVRRALVDADVNYKIAKDFTGTVKEKALGQNVLTALKPGQLMVKLVKDELTQLMGGEAEGINLSGNPSIILMSGLQGSGKTTFSGKLANYLKSKKNKTPLLVACDVYRPAAINQLHVVGDQIGVEVFSDEGNQDPVKIAQAAIAHAKQNGHNVVIIDTAGRLAIDEAMMTEIANIRAAIQPQETLFVVDSMTGQDAVNTAKTFNERLNFDGVILTKLDGDTRGGAAISIKSVVNKPIKFIGTGEKMDAIDVFYPDRMADRILGMGDVISLVERAQEQYDEEEARKLQKKIAKNQFGFDDFLNQLHQIKKMGSMKDLMGMIPGAGKMLKDVDIDDDAFKHVEAIIYSMTPEERSTPTVINANRKKRIAKGSGTSVQQVNQLLKQFNQMGKMMKMMQGGGGKKMMQMMKGMS, from the coding sequence ATGTTTGATAGTTTAAGTGATAAGTTAGATAATGCCTTACACATCCTTAAGGGGCATGGGCAAATTACGGAGGTAAACGTCGCCGAAACTTTAAAGGAGGTAAGAAGGGCATTGGTTGATGCCGATGTAAACTATAAGATCGCCAAGGATTTTACAGGTACTGTTAAAGAAAAGGCCCTGGGACAAAATGTATTAACTGCATTGAAGCCCGGTCAATTAATGGTAAAACTGGTTAAGGATGAACTTACCCAGTTAATGGGTGGAGAGGCAGAAGGTATAAACCTTTCAGGAAATCCTTCTATAATTTTAATGTCCGGTTTACAGGGTAGTGGTAAAACCACCTTCTCGGGTAAACTTGCCAACTATTTAAAAAGCAAGAAAAATAAGACTCCTCTTTTGGTGGCCTGTGATGTTTACCGTCCCGCTGCAATAAATCAGCTCCACGTGGTTGGAGACCAAATTGGGGTAGAAGTTTTCAGCGATGAAGGCAACCAGGATCCTGTAAAAATTGCTCAGGCCGCTATTGCCCACGCTAAACAAAACGGACACAATGTTGTAATAATTGATACCGCGGGTAGATTGGCTATTGATGAGGCCATGATGACCGAAATCGCCAATATACGTGCTGCCATACAACCACAGGAAACCCTTTTTGTGGTAGATTCTATGACGGGTCAGGATGCGGTGAATACAGCCAAAACTTTTAATGAGCGTCTTAATTTTGATGGGGTTATCCTTACCAAACTCGACGGGGATACCCGTGGAGGAGCTGCTATCTCTATAAAATCTGTTGTAAACAAGCCTATTAAATTCATAGGAACCGGAGAAAAAATGGATGCCATTGATGTATTCTATCCGGACCGTATGGCCGACAGGATCCTGGGAATGGGAGATGTTATATCTCTTGTTGAAAGAGCCCAGGAACAATATGATGAAGAAGAAGCAAGAAAGCTTCAGAAAAAGATAGCTAAAAACCAGTTTGGATTTGATGATTTCCTTAATCAGTTACACCAGATCAAAAAAATGGGGTCTATGAAAGACCTTATGGGAATGATTCCGGGAGCAGGTAAAATGCTGAAAGATGTAGATATTGATGATGATGCCTTCAAACATGTAGAAGCGATCATTTATTCCATGACCCCTGAAGAAAGAAGCACTCCCACAGTAATCAATGCAAACCGTAAGAAAAGGATCGCAAAAGGATCTGGTACCTCTGTGCAACAGGTGAACCAATTGTTGAAGCAGTTCAATCAAATGGGAAAAATGATGAAAATGATGCAGGGTGGCGGCGGAAAAAAGATGATGCAGATGATGAAAGGAATGAGCTAA
- a CDS encoding AI-2E family transporter, with amino-acid sequence MDTLKPSLVRQLFVLLVLIFLGFLIFREMLPYLSGVLGAITLFVILKGFMAKLLARGWKKSLAAGTLLLLSFIGILIPVGVIIVMLSNKIGKAVANSERVIAAIKDNANKLETYLGYDLSSGIDSTSIAGWLTSNLQNLAGGTFNAVIAIGVMYFLLYYMLVNREKLNTTLRSYIPLDEDNIELIEKEGDISVRSNALGIPLVAFFQGIIALIGYVIFGVPDPFFWFAITAIGSMVPFIGSALGFIPVTVLLLASGQNWQAIGVLLYGIVIVGTTDNVVRLYILERISSVHPLITLIGVIVGVQLFGFIGLIFGPLLISLFLLIVKIYKKEYGNELNNI; translated from the coding sequence ATGGACACTTTAAAACCCTCGCTGGTAAGACAATTATTTGTACTGCTGGTTCTTATTTTTCTGGGTTTTTTGATCTTCAGGGAAATGCTCCCCTACCTCTCCGGAGTTCTTGGTGCTATTACATTATTTGTGATCTTAAAGGGTTTTATGGCAAAGCTCCTTGCAAGAGGGTGGAAAAAGTCGCTTGCTGCAGGAACCCTTTTACTTTTATCCTTTATTGGTATTCTAATACCTGTAGGGGTAATTATTGTCATGCTTTCCAATAAAATAGGGAAAGCTGTAGCCAATTCAGAAAGAGTGATAGCGGCTATCAAAGACAATGCTAATAAACTTGAAACTTATTTGGGGTATGATCTAAGCAGTGGTATTGACAGCACCTCTATAGCCGGCTGGCTTACTTCCAATTTACAAAATCTGGCCGGAGGCACTTTTAATGCGGTAATAGCCATTGGTGTCATGTATTTTTTGCTGTATTATATGCTGGTAAACAGAGAAAAACTTAATACTACCTTAAGATCCTATATTCCGCTGGATGAAGATAATATTGAGTTAATTGAAAAAGAAGGTGATATCTCTGTGCGGTCTAATGCACTGGGGATACCATTAGTAGCTTTTTTCCAGGGAATCATAGCGTTAATTGGATATGTGATCTTTGGAGTGCCGGATCCCTTTTTCTGGTTTGCTATTACTGCAATAGGATCCATGGTCCCCTTTATAGGATCTGCCCTGGGATTTATTCCCGTAACAGTTCTATTGCTGGCCAGCGGACAAAACTGGCAGGCCATTGGGGTTTTGCTTTATGGTATTGTGATTGTGGGCACCACAGATAATGTGGTAAGGTTATACATCCTGGAAAGAATTTCCAGTGTACACCCTTTGATCACTTTAATTGGAGTAATTGTAGGGGTGCAGCTTTTTGGATTTATAGGGCTTATTTTCGGCCCCCTTTTAATTTCATTATTTTTACTCATCGTAAAAATTTATAAGAAGGAATACGGAAATGAATTAAATAATATTTAA
- a CDS encoding YkvA family protein yields the protein MFSKKKTIDEDYVSGEITKIEGDDVEVVMDNEEQISEKMTSSNVLKKYTELGKVMFGMLKDYRKGVYTNVPWFTIAAIAFGFLYILNPFDMVPDFIPGIGYIDDFAVFTFGLRFIETDLHNYLDWKLEEEE from the coding sequence ATGTTTAGTAAGAAGAAAACAATTGATGAAGATTATGTAAGTGGTGAAATAACCAAAATAGAAGGAGATGATGTAGAAGTGGTCATGGACAACGAAGAGCAGATCTCAGAAAAAATGACCAGCAGCAATGTACTTAAAAAATATACCGAATTAGGTAAAGTTATGTTTGGAATGCTGAAAGATTACCGCAAAGGTGTTTATACGAACGTGCCATGGTTTACCATTGCTGCCATTGCTTTCGGATTTTTATATATTCTTAATCCATTTGATATGGTCCCGGATTTTATTCCGGGAATAGGCTATATAGATGATTTCGCCGTATTTACCTTTGGCTTAAGATTTATTGAGACAGATCTCCATAATTATCTTGACTGGAAGCTTGAGGAAGAAGAATAA
- a CDS encoding bifunctional 5,10-methylenetetrahydrofolate dehydrogenase/5,10-methenyltetrahydrofolate cyclohydrolase — protein MTLLDGTKISNDIKNEIAEEVQQMKSRGEKVPHLAAIIVGSDGASLTYVNSKVKACERVGFESTLIRMSSSSSEIELLKKIKQLNEDPDIDGFIVQLPLPKQIDTQKILLAVDPKKDVDGFHPTNFGKMALDMSCFIPATPYGILELLERHGVETKGKHTVVIGRSHIVGRPMSILMGRKGFPGNSTVTLTHSFTKNITQITSQADIIITALGNPEFLKAEMVKDDVVIIDVGITRVADDTNPRGYRITGDVDFKAVSKKASFITPVPGGVGPMTIAMLLKNTLLARDNHRHGM, from the coding sequence ATGACGCTTCTCGACGGTACCAAAATTAGCAACGATATAAAAAATGAAATTGCTGAAGAAGTTCAGCAAATGAAAAGCCGCGGAGAAAAGGTGCCACATCTTGCCGCCATTATTGTTGGAAGCGACGGGGCTAGCTTAACGTATGTTAACAGCAAAGTGAAAGCCTGTGAGCGGGTAGGATTTGAATCTACCCTCATAAGAATGAGCAGTAGCTCAAGTGAAATTGAACTGCTCAAAAAAATTAAACAATTAAATGAAGACCCTGATATTGACGGTTTTATAGTTCAGTTGCCTTTGCCTAAACAAATTGATACCCAAAAAATACTTCTTGCGGTTGACCCTAAGAAAGATGTTGATGGCTTTCATCCCACAAACTTTGGAAAAATGGCATTGGATATGAGTTGTTTTATCCCGGCTACACCATATGGGATCCTTGAATTGCTGGAGCGCCATGGGGTGGAAACTAAAGGAAAACATACTGTAGTAATTGGAAGAAGCCATATTGTTGGAAGGCCAATGAGTATTCTTATGGGAAGAAAAGGTTTCCCGGGAAATTCTACGGTTACCCTTACCCACAGTTTTACCAAAAATATTACCCAGATCACCTCCCAGGCAGATATTATAATCACCGCATTGGGGAACCCCGAATTTCTTAAAGCCGAAATGGTGAAAGATGATGTGGTTATTATTGATGTGGGAATTACCCGGGTGGCAGATGATACAAATCCACGAGGCTATAGAATTACCGGGGATGTAGATTTTAAGGCGGTGAGCAAAAAAGCTTCGTTTATTACTCCGGTTCCGGGAGGAGTAGGACCAATGACCATTGCAATGTTGCTAAAAAATACGCTGCTTGCCCGCGACAACCATAGGCATGGGATGTAA
- the argS gene encoding arginine--tRNA ligase — translation MNIQNTIETQVKKAVAQVYSINLDTLEFQPTRKDFEGDITLVTFPMLRQIKTNPVQLGQSIGEYLVEHVAEVERFNVVQGFLNIVINDRFFIEEFIKIGNTPNFGKLKPPRDAETIMVEYSSPNTNKPLHLGHIRNNLLGYSVAEILTASGKKVYKTQIINDRGIHICKSMLAWKKYGEGETPEGAGLKGDKLVGNYYVKFDREYKREIAELMVLGKTEDEAKAEAPIIQEAQQMLLKWEAGDPEVMALWEKMNQWVYDGFEKTYKSLGVDFDKNYYESQTYLLGKDVVARGLQKGVFYKKEDGSVWIDLTDEGLDEKIVLRSDGTAVYMTQDIGTAIQRVKDFHINGMVYTVGNEQDYHFKVLFLILKKLGFEWANHLYHLSYGMVDLPTGKMKSREGTVVDADDLIEQMTLTAKQISEELGKLDDYNEGEKAELYRIIGLGALKYYILKVDPRKRILFNPEESVDFQGNTGPFIQYTYARIQSILRKSDFDLTAEYLEAGDYELHEKEKELIKQIQLYPETVQQAAQNHSPALIANYTYELVKGFNSFYQNVTILGTQDEVEKRFRVQLSKVVGDVIKSAFGLLGIQVPERM, via the coding sequence ATGAATATTCAAAATACCATAGAAACGCAGGTAAAAAAAGCAGTGGCCCAGGTTTATAGTATTAATTTAGATACCCTGGAATTTCAGCCCACCCGCAAGGATTTTGAAGGTGATATTACGCTTGTAACATTTCCCATGTTACGGCAAATAAAGACGAATCCTGTTCAACTGGGGCAAAGTATTGGGGAATACCTTGTGGAACATGTAGCCGAGGTCGAACGGTTCAATGTTGTTCAGGGGTTTTTGAACATTGTGATAAACGACAGGTTTTTCATTGAAGAATTTATAAAGATAGGCAATACACCAAATTTTGGTAAACTGAAACCTCCACGAGATGCTGAAACCATAATGGTTGAATATTCTTCGCCTAATACCAACAAACCCTTACACCTGGGTCATATAAGAAATAATTTATTGGGATATTCTGTGGCTGAAATACTGACAGCCAGTGGAAAAAAAGTTTATAAAACCCAGATCATTAATGACCGGGGAATTCATATCTGTAAATCAATGCTTGCCTGGAAGAAATATGGAGAGGGCGAAACTCCGGAAGGAGCCGGACTTAAAGGTGATAAATTGGTTGGTAATTATTATGTGAAGTTTGACCGGGAATATAAAAGGGAAATTGCAGAATTGATGGTGCTCGGTAAAACTGAAGATGAAGCCAAAGCCGAAGCTCCTATTATTCAGGAAGCCCAGCAAATGTTGCTCAAGTGGGAGGCTGGTGATCCTGAGGTTATGGCCCTCTGGGAAAAAATGAATCAGTGGGTGTATGACGGATTTGAGAAAACATATAAATCCCTGGGAGTGGATTTTGATAAAAATTATTACGAGAGCCAAACTTATTTGCTTGGGAAGGATGTTGTTGCACGAGGATTGCAGAAAGGGGTTTTCTATAAAAAGGAAGATGGCAGTGTGTGGATTGATCTAACCGATGAAGGTCTCGATGAAAAGATTGTATTGCGAAGTGATGGGACCGCTGTTTACATGACCCAGGATATTGGCACTGCGATCCAGCGGGTAAAGGATTTTCATATTAACGGAATGGTGTATACGGTTGGAAATGAACAGGATTACCATTTTAAAGTGCTGTTCCTTATCCTGAAAAAATTAGGCTTTGAATGGGCCAATCACCTTTACCACTTAAGTTACGGTATGGTTGACCTTCCAACTGGAAAAATGAAAAGCCGTGAAGGAACTGTGGTTGATGCAGATGACCTAATAGAACAAATGACCCTTACAGCTAAACAAATTTCTGAAGAACTGGGGAAACTGGATGATTATAATGAAGGAGAAAAAGCCGAATTATACCGGATAATAGGACTTGGAGCTTTAAAATATTATATCCTGAAGGTAGATCCCAGAAAAAGGATCCTTTTTAACCCCGAAGAATCGGTTGATTTTCAGGGAAACACAGGCCCCTTTATTCAATATACATACGCCAGGATTCAATCCATTCTTCGAAAAAGTGATTTTGATCTCACAGCAGAATATCTGGAGGCAGGAGATTATGAACTACATGAGAAGGAAAAGGAATTAATAAAACAAATCCAGTTATATCCTGAAACCGTTCAGCAGGCAGCCCAAAATCATAGTCCGGCCTTAATTGCCAATTATACCTATGAGCTGGTTAAAGGATTTAATTCCTTTTATCAAAATGTAACCATTCTGGGCACTCAAGATGAGGTTGAAAAACGCTTTAGGGTTCAATTGTCCAAAGTAGTGGGAGATGTAATTAAATCGGCATTTGGATTGCTGGGTATACAGGTGCCGGAAAGAATGTAA
- a CDS encoding SDR family oxidoreductase, whose translation MKILLTGANGYIGLRLLPQLLELGHEVICAVRNKNRFSANKDVISKVKIVEIDFLKDTIAPDIIKEIDIAYYLIHSMTASTKDFDEQEALAAENFNKIMAGTSVNQVVYLSGIVNEEKLSKHLQSRKQVEDILYKGNFNITVLRAAIIVGSGSSSFEIIRDLCEKLPVMITPKWVSTKCQPLAIRDVLNFLTGVIANEKCYNESFDVGGPDILSYKEMMLQYAEVRGLKLYIIEVPVMSPKLSSYWLYFVTSTSYKLALNLVDSMKVEVITKDTRLQEILGIKPIAYKEAIKLAFYKIEQNQVVSSWKDSMSSGRFKNELSNYVQVPTYGCLKDEKSVKIKDPELVLNRIWAIGGLNGWYYGNWLWKVRGYLDKMFGGVGLRRGRTHPSEINAGDSLDFWRVLLANKEQKRLLLFAEMKVPGEAWLEFEIDDENVLHQTATFRPRGIWGRLYWYTMLPFHYFIFEGMLKQISRGPDGLSKS comes from the coding sequence ATGAAAATATTACTCACCGGGGCCAACGGGTATATTGGTTTAAGACTTTTGCCGCAATTGCTTGAACTTGGCCATGAAGTAATTTGTGCAGTGCGTAACAAAAACAGGTTTTCTGCCAATAAAGATGTGATTTCGAAAGTAAAGATCGTAGAAATCGATTTTTTGAAAGACACTATTGCACCAGATATTATAAAGGAAATTGATATTGCCTACTATCTCATTCACTCTATGACTGCTTCCACCAAAGATTTTGATGAACAGGAAGCGCTGGCAGCCGAGAATTTCAATAAAATAATGGCTGGTACAAGTGTAAACCAGGTAGTCTATTTAAGTGGGATCGTAAATGAAGAAAAATTATCCAAACACCTCCAATCCAGAAAGCAGGTTGAGGATATACTTTATAAAGGAAATTTTAATATCACCGTTTTAAGAGCTGCTATTATAGTAGGCTCAGGAAGTTCATCCTTTGAGATTATAAGGGATCTTTGCGAGAAATTACCCGTAATGATCACTCCAAAATGGGTAAGCACCAAATGCCAGCCCCTGGCAATTCGGGATGTCCTGAATTTTCTTACAGGGGTTATTGCAAATGAAAAATGCTATAATGAATCCTTTGATGTGGGCGGTCCGGACATATTATCTTACAAAGAAATGATGCTGCAGTATGCTGAAGTGAGAGGGCTAAAACTTTATATTATTGAAGTTCCCGTTATGTCGCCAAAATTATCCTCCTATTGGTTATATTTTGTTACCTCAACTTCCTATAAACTGGCTTTGAACCTGGTAGACAGCATGAAAGTTGAAGTAATTACCAAAGATACACGACTTCAGGAAATCTTAGGGATTAAACCCATTGCATATAAAGAAGCGATTAAACTTGCATTTTATAAAATAGAGCAAAACCAGGTGGTTTCCAGCTGGAAGGATTCTATGAGCAGCGGAAGATTCAAGAATGAATTAAGTAATTATGTACAGGTGCCTACCTACGGCTGCCTCAAAGATGAAAAATCTGTCAAAATAAAAGATCCGGAATTGGTCTTGAACAGAATATGGGCCATTGGCGGCCTTAACGGATGGTATTATGGCAACTGGTTGTGGAAAGTGAGAGGATATCTGGATAAAATGTTTGGCGGGGTAGGTTTGCGCCGGGGCCGTACACATCCATCTGAGATCAATGCTGGAGATTCCCTTGATTTCTGGCGGGTTCTTTTGGCCAATAAGGAACAAAAACGTTTGCTCTTGTTTGCTGAAATGAAAGTTCCCGGGGAGGCCTGGTTGGAATTTGAAATAGATGATGAAAACGTATTACATCAAACTGCAACTTTTCGCCCCAGGGGAATTTGGGGAAGGTTGTATTGGTATACAATGCTCCCCTTCCATTATTTCATTTTTGAAGGAATGTTGAAGCAAATCTCCCGGGGACCGGATGGGTTATCCAAATCATAA
- a CDS encoding dimethylarginine dimethylaminohydrolase family protein has translation MLQLNIINETAPLKAVVLGTAVSNGPTPALEDAYDPKSAEHIKAGTYPVEADMVAEMEAVAAVFKKYNIEVYRPKLIEDYNQIFTRDIAFVIEDKFIKANILPDRDEEIEAINHVIEQIDPEKVLTLPEDAHVEGGDVMPYKNYILVGTYKGKDYKNFITARTNMKGVEALQELFPHREVVSFSLRKSNTEPRDNALHLDCCFQPVGKDKAIIYKDGFLIEEEYNWLVNLFGRENIFEITREEMYNMNSNIFSISEEVVISEKNFTRLNAWLRAQGITVEEVPYAEISKQEGLLRCTTLPLIRE, from the coding sequence ATGTTACAATTAAATATTATTAATGAAACTGCACCTCTCAAGGCAGTGGTTCTGGGTACAGCAGTAAGCAATGGTCCTACTCCTGCGCTTGAAGATGCCTATGATCCAAAATCTGCTGAACATATCAAAGCCGGCACCTATCCTGTGGAGGCAGATATGGTTGCCGAAATGGAAGCGGTGGCAGCAGTTTTTAAGAAATATAATATTGAAGTATATCGTCCTAAGTTAATTGAAGATTATAACCAGATCTTTACCCGGGATATCGCGTTTGTAATTGAGGATAAATTTATCAAGGCCAATATTCTGCCGGACCGTGATGAGGAGATTGAGGCAATAAACCACGTAATTGAACAAATTGATCCTGAAAAGGTTTTAACCCTTCCCGAAGATGCCCATGTAGAAGGAGGCGACGTAATGCCTTATAAGAATTATATTTTGGTAGGAACCTATAAGGGAAAAGATTATAAGAATTTTATTACTGCAAGAACCAATATGAAAGGGGTTGAAGCACTTCAGGAACTTTTTCCACATAGAGAAGTAGTATCCTTCAGCCTTCGAAAATCCAATACCGAACCCAGGGACAATGCTCTCCATTTAGATTGTTGCTTTCAGCCCGTGGGAAAAGATAAAGCCATTATTTATAAGGATGGATTTTTAATTGAAGAGGAATATAACTGGTTGGTTAATCTCTTTGGAAGAGAAAATATTTTTGAGATCACCCGGGAGGAAATGTATAACATGAACTCCAACATTTTTTCAATTTCTGAAGAAGTAGTCATTTCAGAAAAGAACTTTACCCGTCTTAATGCCTGGTTACGAGCTCAGGGAATCACGGTCGAGGAAGTTCCCTATGCTGAAATTTCCAAGCAGGAAGGTCTTTTGCGTTGTACAACTCTACCCTTAATACGAGAATAA
- the ctlX gene encoding citrulline utilization hydrolase CtlX, translating to MTNQITNTVLMVRPAAFRMNEETAVNNYFQEDLQIKNDEINKKAQQEFDAFVVQLKEVGVEVIVVNDRAELDTPDSIFPNNWVSFHEDGTAVIYPMFAENRRRERRMEIFEELENRGFKIEEVLDYTQAEEEEVYLEGTGSMILDRVNQKAYCALSPRADEDLFIEFCEDMEYTPVIFGAFQNVDGKRKPIYHTNVMMCVADEFAVICLDSIDDPKEKKNVVKHLKEDNKEIIKITEAQMHQFAGNMLQVKGKNERKYLVMSSTAYNSLNPDQVERIEKHCEILNSNITTIETCGGGSTRCMMAEVFLPKQ from the coding sequence ATGACAAATCAAATTACCAATACCGTTTTGATGGTGAGGCCGGCAGCATTTCGTATGAATGAGGAAACGGCGGTAAATAATTATTTCCAGGAAGACCTTCAAATTAAAAATGATGAAATCAATAAAAAAGCGCAACAGGAATTTGACGCTTTTGTAGTACAGTTAAAAGAGGTAGGGGTTGAGGTTATTGTTGTGAATGATAGAGCCGAACTGGATACCCCAGATTCAATATTTCCCAATAACTGGGTTTCCTTTCATGAAGATGGAACGGCGGTTATATATCCTATGTTTGCTGAAAACCGAAGAAGGGAACGCCGTATGGAGATCTTTGAAGAATTGGAAAACCGCGGTTTTAAAATAGAAGAAGTTCTTGATTATACACAGGCCGAGGAAGAGGAAGTTTACCTTGAGGGAACAGGAAGTATGATTCTGGACAGGGTTAATCAAAAAGCCTATTGCGCATTATCTCCCCGAGCCGATGAGGATCTTTTTATTGAATTCTGTGAAGATATGGAGTACACCCCGGTGATATTTGGAGCCTTCCAAAATGTAGATGGGAAAAGAAAACCTATTTATCACACCAATGTGATGATGTGTGTAGCCGATGAGTTTGCGGTGATTTGCCTGGATAGTATTGATGATCCTAAGGAAAAGAAAAATGTTGTAAAACATTTAAAAGAAGATAACAAAGAGATCATTAAGATCACAGAGGCTCAAATGCATCAGTTTGCCGGTAATATGTTACAGGTAAAAGGGAAAAATGAGAGGAAATATCTTGTTATGAGCAGTACAGCTTATAATAGTCTTAACCCAGACCAGGTTGAGAGAATAGAAAAGCACTGTGAAATCTTAAATTCAAATATTACTACTATTGAAACCTGTGGTGGTGGCAGTACCCGTTGTATGATGGCTGAAGTTTTTTTACCAAAGCAATAA
- a CDS encoding glycoside hydrolase family 2 TIM barrel-domain containing protein: MYIDKTDSGYRLMRYGKPFYIHGGAAHSNYLEQLKMAGANTARIYDTINLSNTLDKAEALGLAVVVDIPLPKYNNALVYYEDDALFKLLKVNVERVVQKHKNHPALLYWNLGNELYYPYFYTRTVFFDRFNTLIDIIKETDPNHPVSTVTIGANKLRVLSIKRKSPRLDFISFNSFGTLSKFAKKLKPISPIWDGPHVITEWGVNGPWEANLTNWNAPIEETSTKKAEQIRQRYNDFIVPLKSNNSFGSFVFYWGQKNEVTPSWYSLFSADGKKTQPIFELTKIWKKDSTAIYPGPYLDYILLNKKGGLDNIILNAGSLAQVNIILPSNQQKNLQYDWEIRHESWYNFHESFVVDDISFKINGETAMFNAPLHEGPYRVFLTISNESDYIATANIPFYVLSSKDGE, from the coding sequence GTGTATATTGATAAAACAGATTCTGGTTACCGTTTAATGCGCTATGGAAAACCGTTTTATATACATGGTGGTGCGGCTCATAGTAATTATCTGGAACAACTAAAAATGGCCGGTGCCAATACTGCAAGAATATACGACACCATCAATTTAAGTAATACCCTGGATAAAGCAGAGGCTTTAGGCCTTGCAGTGGTGGTAGATATTCCTTTGCCTAAATATAACAATGCGCTGGTTTACTATGAAGATGACGCCTTGTTTAAACTTTTAAAAGTCAATGTGGAAAGAGTTGTGCAAAAACACAAGAACCACCCTGCATTGTTATACTGGAATTTAGGAAATGAACTGTATTACCCCTATTTCTATACCAGGACAGTATTTTTTGATAGGTTTAATACATTAATAGATATAATTAAGGAAACAGACCCCAATCACCCTGTAAGCACGGTGACAATTGGCGCCAATAAATTAAGAGTGCTTTCAATTAAGAGGAAAAGTCCGCGACTGGATTTCATCTCCTTTAATTCATTTGGAACCCTTAGCAAGTTTGCAAAAAAACTAAAACCTATTTCCCCCATTTGGGATGGTCCTCATGTAATAACCGAATGGGGAGTTAACGGGCCATGGGAAGCCAACTTAACAAACTGGAATGCTCCTATTGAAGAAACGAGCACCAAAAAAGCTGAACAGATAAGGCAGCGCTATAACGATTTTATTGTTCCCCTTAAATCAAATAATTCTTTTGGCAGCTTTGTGTTTTACTGGGGCCAGAAAAATGAAGTAACTCCCTCGTGGTACAGTCTTTTTAGTGCCGACGGCAAGAAAACCCAACCCATTTTTGAACTCACTAAAATCTGGAAGAAGGATTCAACCGCCATTTATCCCGGGCCTTACCTTGATTATATTTTGCTGAATAAAAAAGGAGGGTTGGACAATATTATACTCAATGCCGGCAGTCTTGCCCAGGTTAATATAATTTTACCTTCTAACCAACAGAAAAATCTTCAATATGATTGGGAAATAAGACACGAATCCTGGTACAATTTTCATGAAAGCTTTGTAGTAGATGATATTAGTTTTAAAATAAACGGAGAAACAGCTATGTTTAACGCTCCGCTTCACGAAGGGCCATACAGGGTTTTTCTAACTATCTCCAATGAAAGTGATTATATTGCAACAGCAAATATTCCCTTCTACGTTCTAAGCTCAAAGGATGGAGAGTAA
- a CDS encoding VOC family protein translates to MSTLQPFHLAIPVNNLEENRKFYRETLGCVEGRSSDHWVDLDFFGHQLVLHVQEPQPKPTGKGNPVDGKEVPIPHFGVVLQWETFEEFAARLKSLNIDFVIEPYIRFEGKTGEQATMFFKDPSGNALEFKAFKNIDQLFAK, encoded by the coding sequence ATGAGTACACTTCAACCTTTTCATTTAGCCATACCTGTCAATAATTTAGAGGAAAACCGAAAATTTTACCGGGAAACTCTTGGATGTGTTGAAGGCAGAAGCAGTGATCATTGGGTAGATCTAGACTTTTTTGGCCATCAATTGGTACTACACGTGCAGGAACCCCAACCCAAACCTACTGGAAAAGGTAATCCTGTAGATGGAAAGGAGGTACCAATACCCCATTTTGGTGTAGTGCTGCAATGGGAAACTTTTGAAGAATTTGCAGCCCGCCTAAAAAGCTTGAATATTGATTTTGTAATCGAGCCCTATATCCGGTTTGAAGGAAAAACGGGAGAACAGGCAACTATGTTCTTTAAAGATCCTTCGGGTAATGCTTTGGAATTTAAAGCCTTTAAAAATATTGATCAGCTATTTGCTAAATAA